The segment GCCGGTAGATTCCGCTTCGGCGGCAAGTTTCTCGGCTGAGAGTCTCATAATACCTCCGCCCACGTCCGTTCAAACACCTCTCGGGGAACCACGAGGTTCCATCCCGAAACAAGGCGGCCGGATTTCCTCCTATCCCGATCCAGGTAATGCGGCTGCCGCGGACGGAGACCGCGGAGTGATTTAAGATATTTTTCCTCGACCATTAAAGGTTCATGGTGCTGTTCCAGAAAGAAGCCGACTTTGGCGGCCGTAGTCGCATTTCCGAGCAGGAGAGCGTATTCAACCACCTTGTCAAGGTCGAAGAACTCCACCGATTCCAGGGACCGCCAGATTTCTTCCCAACCGCCGGAAAGATCCGGACGATTCAAGACGTCAACCATAGTCCGTTCCAAGCTGGTGACCCGGACTTCCATGCCGGATCGGTCCATGGTGACGACTCCAAAGTGTTCCTGGTTCGCACGACGAAGTGATTCTGGTGATTTTACTCCGCGAAAGACATGGG is part of the Pseudomonadota bacterium genome and harbors:
- a CDS encoding transcriptional regulator; this encodes MKHEEFFRKHPVFTGEEMADYLSSCGEVGTRTREALLAYHKRTRHIVSVRRGLYAVVPPGTNPALYSFDPFLVAAKLIKDAVLSHHTALEFHGHAYSVHEQFIYTASRPLSPLTFHAHVFRGVKSPESLRRANQEHFGVVTMDRSGMEVRVTSLERTMVDVLNRPDLSGGWEEIWRSLESVEFFDLDKVVEYALLLGNATTAAKVGFFLEQHHEPLMVEEKYLKSLRGLRPRQPHYLDRDRRKSGRLVSGWNLVVPREVFERTWAEVL